A genomic window from Anthocerotibacter panamensis C109 includes:
- a CDS encoding PAS domain S-box protein, with the protein MSLPPHAIAYILGTLPLQAHTLPAHVSCAELACYFQAHPTACGVLLVAPDQKPQALVSRRSFFPWFAQSRPCPQEALLVQEDLWPAAREFLVLKSYLPLHEALPQTLARHDAHEPLVVHLPEGLRLLDLHDLLLACARLPAPVGCDKTVSQRVLEEAAHREEALRHVEQRFALYLRETPLAVIEWSPTFEVQEWNLAAERIFGFSREEVLGHHLFELLVPEGYREHVRHVWQELLAQKGGRRSTYDNLTRDGQRITCEWFNTPLVDEAGRVIGVASLAQDITERVRSEAQLKRSEALGKKTAAELAFRVEALKASEHRLRQQNQVLGNLTRRKIKDANDLNSMLRAITEATANMLEAGLTSIWLYTPDRTRLYCVDRYVRSAGQHTCISGGADAPSLDSICFPAYFQALAQERTIAVQDVQTDPRTRDLADLLNAHGIGALLDATVWQEGQVVGVVCHGHTSGPRVWAPEEQNFAGSIADLVSLVLEIEQRKKAVVELAQKAEALHRAEVKYRSIFENAIEGIFQTTSQGQYLSANPALARMYGYDTPEELMASMTEIDRQLYVIPERRAEFIRLIHTQGFVSAFESQVYRKDGSVIWISENARIVTDSQGQVLYYEGSTENITERKRDEGIRRRAEEHRLALERARQLELQMTELQKLNQLKDDFLSTVSHELRTPMTNMKMAIHLLRTANTPEESERYLQVLEAECAREADLIKDLLDLQRLELGAKPPEAEEIDLKQWLPVVLQPFFARAQLHGQTLTLEVVSACFTTDGYSLERILTELVANACKYTPPQGTIAVTVRAVTLQSQAALCFSVRNTGSEIPSRELPRIFEKFYRVPSHDPWRKGGTGLGLALVKKLVEQLYGQISVQSQAGETTFCVFLPILPSPRNPAR; encoded by the coding sequence ATGAGCCTGCCGCCCCATGCCATTGCCTATATCCTGGGTACTCTGCCGCTCCAGGCCCATACCCTCCCCGCTCACGTCTCCTGCGCTGAATTGGCCTGTTATTTTCAGGCCCACCCCACTGCCTGCGGGGTATTGCTGGTAGCTCCCGACCAGAAACCTCAAGCGCTTGTCTCGCGCCGGAGTTTTTTCCCCTGGTTTGCCCAGTCCAGACCTTGTCCTCAGGAGGCTCTACTAGTCCAGGAAGACCTTTGGCCTGCTGCTCGTGAGTTTTTGGTGCTCAAGAGTTATTTGCCGCTCCACGAAGCCTTACCCCAAACCCTAGCGCGCCACGATGCCCACGAACCCCTAGTCGTCCACCTGCCGGAAGGACTCCGCCTGCTTGATCTACATGACCTGCTGCTAGCTTGTGCCCGATTGCCTGCTCCTGTTGGGTGTGATAAGACCGTGAGCCAGCGGGTCCTGGAAGAAGCGGCTCATCGCGAAGAAGCCCTGCGCCATGTGGAGCAACGCTTCGCGCTATACCTGAGAGAGACCCCCCTCGCGGTTATCGAGTGGAGTCCCACTTTTGAAGTGCAGGAGTGGAATCTTGCTGCTGAACGAATTTTCGGCTTCAGCCGCGAAGAGGTGCTGGGACACCATCTCTTTGAGCTGCTCGTGCCCGAGGGCTACCGCGAACACGTCCGCCACGTCTGGCAGGAGTTGCTGGCCCAAAAAGGCGGTAGACGGAGCACCTATGACAACCTGACCCGCGATGGACAACGGATTACCTGCGAATGGTTCAACACTCCCTTGGTCGATGAAGCGGGGCGAGTCATCGGTGTAGCCTCCCTGGCGCAGGATATCACCGAGCGTGTCCGCAGTGAAGCCCAACTCAAGCGCAGCGAGGCTTTGGGCAAAAAGACCGCTGCAGAGCTGGCCTTCAGAGTCGAGGCACTCAAGGCCAGTGAACACCGCCTGCGCCAGCAGAATCAGGTCTTGGGAAACCTCACCCGCCGCAAGATCAAAGACGCCAATGACCTGAACTCGATGTTGCGTGCGATCACCGAAGCGACCGCCAACATGCTCGAAGCAGGTCTGACGAGCATCTGGCTCTACACTCCCGACCGGACCCGGCTCTACTGTGTAGACCGCTACGTCCGTAGCGCAGGGCAGCACACCTGCATCAGTGGAGGAGCGGATGCACCGAGCCTGGATTCTATATGCTTCCCGGCTTACTTTCAGGCTCTGGCACAGGAGCGGACTATTGCCGTCCAGGATGTCCAGACCGACCCGAGAACCCGAGACCTCGCCGACTTGCTCAACGCTCACGGCATTGGTGCCCTGCTCGATGCCACGGTTTGGCAGGAAGGACAGGTAGTCGGGGTGGTCTGCCATGGACACACAAGCGGACCTCGGGTCTGGGCTCCAGAGGAACAAAACTTTGCCGGTTCTATCGCTGATCTGGTCTCCTTGGTCCTGGAGATAGAACAACGCAAAAAAGCAGTCGTAGAACTCGCTCAAAAAGCCGAAGCACTCCACCGGGCTGAAGTAAAGTACCGTAGCATTTTTGAAAATGCCATCGAGGGGATCTTCCAGACCACTTCTCAGGGGCAGTACCTGAGCGCCAATCCAGCTTTAGCCCGCATGTACGGCTACGATACCCCCGAAGAATTGATGGCGAGCATGACTGAGATCGACCGCCAGCTCTATGTGATTCCCGAGCGCCGCGCCGAGTTTATCCGCCTCATCCACACGCAGGGCTTTGTATCTGCTTTCGAATCACAGGTCTACCGCAAGGACGGCAGCGTGATCTGGATTTCCGAAAACGCCCGGATTGTCACCGATAGTCAAGGACAGGTGCTCTATTACGAAGGCAGTACAGAGAACATCACCGAGCGCAAACGCGACGAAGGGATCCGTAGGCGGGCTGAGGAACACCGCCTTGCCCTAGAGCGTGCCCGTCAACTGGAGTTGCAGATGACCGAGCTGCAAAAGCTCAACCAACTCAAAGATGACTTTCTCAGTACGGTCTCCCACGAACTGCGGACCCCCATGACCAATATGAAGATGGCTATCCACCTGTTGCGCACAGCCAACACTCCAGAAGAGTCCGAGCGCTATCTTCAAGTTTTGGAGGCCGAATGCGCCCGTGAAGCTGACCTCATTAAGGATCTTTTAGATCTACAGCGTCTAGAGCTTGGGGCTAAGCCTCCAGAAGCCGAAGAGATAGACCTTAAGCAGTGGCTTCCGGTAGTTCTCCAGCCCTTCTTTGCCCGCGCCCAACTTCATGGACAGACCCTAACGCTGGAGGTGGTCTCAGCCTGTTTTACCACCGATGGCTACAGTCTGGAGCGCATCCTGACCGAACTGGTCGCCAATGCCTGCAAATATACTCCCCCCCAAGGCACCATCGCCGTAACGGTCCGTGCTGTCACGCTACAGTCCCAAGCAGCGCTATGTTTCAGCGTCCGCAATACGGGCTCGGAGATCCCTTCAAGAGAGTTGCCGCGTATTTTTGAGAAATTCTATCGCGTTCCTAGCCATGATCCCTGGCGAAAAGGGGGCACCGGGCTGGGACTGGCCTTGGTCAAGAAATTGGTTGAGCAGCTATACGGACAGATTAGCGTCCAAAGTCAAGCGGGCGAGACTACTTTCTGTGTTTTCCTCCCTATCCTGCCATCCCCTCGCAACCCTGCGCGATGA